In Ostrea edulis chromosome 4, xbOstEdul1.1, whole genome shotgun sequence, a single window of DNA contains:
- the LOC125670144 gene encoding uncharacterized protein LOC125670144, translating into MMMLVFLLASLFINRNVASTSCDREGMEDTICSLCAQRKDAGLWSRVEDLETRVASLRRNIAFYTYMSKSVKISSLSANKILVYDVVELNLGKGYDVVTGKFVTPDSGLYAFHVTVVAFDGSWSTVKLMLDGVVKNVGFSDSGNHNDRTSSSTFTILSLEKNQTVYTQVGWYGGSILESNEHSRLSFSGYKIG; encoded by the exons TTGCTTCGACGTCATGTGACCGAGAGGGCATGGAGGACACAATATGTAGTTTGTGTGCACAGAGGAAGGACGCTGGCTTGTGGTCACGTGTTGAAGATCTAGAAACACGTGTGGCTTCCCTCA GAAGGAACATTGCTTTCTATACATACATGTCAAAAAGTGTCAAAATCAGCTCGCTATCTGCAAACAAGATCTTAGTGTATGACGTGGTGGAACTCAATCTGGGGAAAGGATATGACGTCGTTACCGGAAAATTTGTTACACCAGACAGTGGCCTATATGCTTTTCACGTGACTGTAGTAGCATTCGACGGTTCTTGGAGTACCGTCAAATTGATGCTTGATGGCGTGGTGAAAAATGTCGGATTTTCGGATTCCGGAAACCACAATGATCGAACATCTTCTTCCACTTTCACTATTTTGTCCCTGGAAAAGAATCAAACTGTTTACACACAGGTCGGTTGGTATGGTGGATCTATATTAGAAAGTAATGAACACTCTCGGCTTAGTTTCTCTGGGTATAAGATTGGCTGA
- the LOC125665803 gene encoding uncharacterized protein LOC125665803 produces the protein METPPKKRYRKRKDKVNSTPSGQLEVVESSLACSADAQLAEHAEVLETVNNSQHEIKMNKTESESQASGAFVTDENSEHRNNNSDELYDSLNCTSSVTECVNVTISQNVEDEQHQRVEQHGQDEPAMECAESNNAFDEQFDEILFAFHEEAKLRDSDLLANEDDFTSTYTEYDGIEIEHIGQIISDEILQTCSKEEEEIKIKDQSEIPLFENSRHSVGVVVLLICCFVIRFRLPDEAVSYLLKFMACILPHCNRLMGSLYHFRNFIKRFSCGALPNIIFHCNYCYTVVEKHSKQCPSCKKSLTQTGAMAYFLQIKLVSQLTSLWKTPDFCNSVRKHRFQHYEHNFKSKLSDIYDGNLYKKFFENNGILSNKNNLSFSLNTDGAPLFKSSNVSIWPVYMLVNELPLSQRKRRQNALLYGVWISNKKPQMWSFFKPLFSEMQYLESRGHNFIDSDGNSFLCKCILLTCTCDLPARALVYNCNQFNGEYSCWFCLQKGETHKHETGGISHIFPYDESNPKGPPRSKETIDRDAQSAVEKVLNNESKCTVNGHKGKFWFMYLKHFDPVKSCVIDYMHGVCLGTVKQMLTLWFDKKNKSKEFSFFHLRSQVNDMLRNIKPAIFVTRIPRSIDEIAHWKSSEYRNFLLYWGIPLLEGILSGPYFVHFCLLARSIFILSKEGISNEELETVERALLLFVEQYQYLYGKRYLTLNQHQLVHLVECVRETGPLFVNNCFIFEDLNGFIVKHIHGTQGVDTQLTNIINMLKVPPIMYNIFLKDSADEQVLSLYNELTDSVTGRHKYEDEIEDGIRPIGSANVKVLTPIELTLARKFGIIEKEVKVFNRIDMYRKGFYVYGKEYERLQKRQQNVVTCAISGEMQFCTVIAFYQCLKRNQEPVNLALVNYFKKIQSVGCVWQVECPEKLDMIPISCITNVNNIVKAHGKTYVCPSPNRYDRD, from the exons ATGGAGACCCCACCGAAAAAGAGATACCGCAAAAGAAAAGATAAG gtgaATTCAACACCAAGTGGACAACTTGAAGTAGTTGAAAGCAGCTTAGCCTGCAGTGCAGATGCACAACTTGCAGAACATGCAGAAGTACTTGAAACAGTAAACAATTCACAACATGAAATCAAAATGAACAAAACAGAATCTGAATCCCAAGCAAGTGGTGCATTTGTTACAGATGAAAATTCTGAGCACAGAAACAACAACTCAGATGAATTGTATGACAGTTTGAATTGCACTTCATCTGTGACAGAATGTGTCAATGTCACCATTTCACAAAATGTTGAAGATGAACAGCATCAACGTGTTGAACAGCATGGTCAAGATGAACCAGCAATGGAATGTGCTGAGTCAAATAATGCTTTTGATGAACAGTTTGATGAGATTTTATTTGCCTTTCATGAAGAAGCAAAATTGAGGGACAGTGATTTGTTGGCAAATGAGGATGACTTTACTTCTACATACACTGAATATGACGGAATAGAGATAGAACATATAGGACAAATTATTTCAGATGAAATTTTGCAAACTTGTTCCAAAGAAGAAGAGGAGATAAAGATCAAAGATCAAAGTGAgatccctttatttgaaaattctcGTCATTCCGTTGGTGTAGTTGTGTTACTCATATGCTGTTTTGTTATAAGATTCCGTCTACCAGATGAAGCAGTATCATACTTGCTAAAGTTTATGGCTTGTATTTTACCACACTGCAATCGACTGATGGGTAGTTTGTACCACTTtagaaattttatcaaaagattctcttGTGGTGCCTTACCAAACATAATATTTCACTGTAATTATTGTTACACAGTGGTAGAAAAACACAGTAAACAATGTCCATCTTGCAAAAAATCTTTGACTCAAACTGGAGCAATGGCTTATTTCTTACAAATCAAATTAGTGTCTCAATTAACTTCTCTTTGGAAAACCCCTGATTTTTGCAATTCTGTTAGAAAGCATAGATTTCAACACTACGAACACAATTTTAAGAGTAAATTAAGTGACATATATGATGGAAATTTGTacaaaaaattctttgaaaataatgGAATTCTTAGCAACAAAAAcaatttatcattttcattaaacaccGACGGTGCACCTCTTTTCAAGTCATCAAATGTAAGTATTTGGCCTGTGTATATGCTAGTCAATGAACTCCCACTTTCTCAGCGAAAACGACGACAGAATGCATTGCTTTATGGTGTTTGGatttcaaacaaaaaaccaCAGATGTGGTCATTCTTCAAACCACTTTTCAGTGAAATGCAGTATTTGGAATCAAGAGGACATAACTTTATTGACAGTGATGGCAACAGTTTTTTATGCAAATGCATTcttttaacatgtacatgtgaccTTCCTGCAAGAGCACTGGTATATAACTGTAATCAGTTTAATGGTGAATACAGTTGTtggttttgtttacaaaaaggAGAAACTCACAAACATGAAACAGGAGgaatttctcatatatttcctTATGATGAGTCAAATCCAAAAGGCCCTCCCCGCAGCAAAGAAACGATCGATAGAGATGCACAGTCTGCTGTTGAAAAAGTCTTAAACAATGAATCAAAATGTACAGTTAATGGACACAAAGGAAAGTTCTGGTTCATGTACTTAAAACATTTTGATCCTGTCAAAAGTTGTGTTATAGACTATATGCATGGTGTATGTTTGGGTACTGTTAAACAAATGCTTACTTTATGGTTTGAtaagaaaaacaaatcaaaagaattttcattctttcatttaaGGAGTCAAGTAAATGACATGTTAAGAAATATAAAACCTGCTATTTTTGTGACACGAATACCAAGGTCAATTGATGAAATAGCCCATTGGAAATCCTCAGAATACAGAAATTTTTTGCTGTATTGGGGCATTCCACTTCTTGAGGGGATACTGTCTGGACCATACTTTGtacatttttgtttgttggCTAGATCCATATTCATTCTTTCAAAAGAGGGAATTAGTAATGAGGAATTAGAAACAGTTGAAAGAGCGCTGCTTCTTTTTGTAGAACAGTATCaatatttgtatggaaaacGATATCTAACTTTAAATCAACATCAGTTAGTTCATCTTGTTGAATGTGTGCGAGAAACAGGAccattgtttgtaaataattgttttatatttgaaGATCTCAATGGTTTTATTGTTAAACATATTCATGGTACGCAAGGGGTTGATACACAATTGACAAATATTATAAACATGTTAAAGGTACCTCCaataatgtacaatatttttcttaaagatagTGCAGATGAACAAGTTTTATCACTTTACAATGAACTAACTGACAGTGTTACAGGAAGGCACAAGTATGAAGATGAAATAGAAGATGGGATTAGGCCAATTGGGAGTGCAAATGTGAAAGTGTTAACTCCAATAGAGCTAACCCTTGCAAGAAAATTTGGCATTATAGAAAAagaagttaaagtttttaacaGAATTGATATGTATAGAAAAGGTTTTTATGTATATGGCAAGGAGTATGAAAGGCTACAAAAAAGACAGCAAAATGTTGTAACTTGTGCCATAAGTGGAGAAATGCAATTTTGTACAGTTATAGCATTTTATCAATGCTTAAAAAGAAATCAGGAACCTGTTAACTTAGCATTagtgaattattttaaaaagatacagTCTGTTGGTTGTGTATGGCAAGTGGAATGTCCTGAAAAATTGGATATGATTCCTATTTCATGTATAACAAATGTAAATAACATTGTTAAAGCACATGGGAAGACATATGTTTGTCCATCTCCAAATAGGTATGACAGAGACTAA